A genomic window from Triticum urartu cultivar G1812 chromosome 7, Tu2.1, whole genome shotgun sequence includes:
- the LOC125524174 gene encoding uncharacterized protein LOC125524174 isoform X2, with the protein MATCWPSRAFQSPPSNWIRSPAPPRSNPRSDLPRIRPRSLPHASERRHGRAPVKLAATGHPEPRGGVRELCHGRLHHHAEGLELGHLQASPSSSSSVCTTTVLAAIHRLPSFPGFPDAPTSTTGCDVLIF; encoded by the coding sequence ATGGCCACGTGCTGGCCATCCCGCGCCTTCCAATCGCCGCCCTCGAACTGGATAAGGTCCCCTGCGCCCCCTCGTTCGAACCCTAGATCGGATCTTCCCCGCATTCGCCCTCGCTCTCTGCCTCACGCGTCCGAGCGCCGCCATGGACGCGCCCCGGTAAAGCTCGCGGCCACCGGTCACCCCGAGCCACGAGGAGGCGTCCGAGAGCTCTGTCATGGTCGTCTCCATCACCACGCCGAAGGGCTCGAGCTAGGACACCTCCAAGCCTCCCCATCGTCCTCTTCTTCCGTCTGCACCACCACGGTCCTCGCCGCGATTCACCGCCTCCCGAGCTTCCCCGGCTTCCCCGACGCGCCCACGAGCACCACA